The following are encoded together in the Xanthomonas sacchari genome:
- the galU gene encoding UTP--glucose-1-phosphate uridylyltransferase GalU, which translates to MSKRIRKAVFPVAGLGTRFLPATKTVPKEMLPIIDRPLIQYAVDEAIEAGCDTLIFVTNRYKHAVADYFDKAYELEQKLERAGKHEQLEMIRHVLPDGVRAIFVTQAEALGLGHAVLCAKSVIGDEPFAVLLPDDLIWNRGDGALKQMADLNERSGASVIAVEDVPHENTASYGIVATEAFDGRKGRIAQIVEKPKPEDAPSDLAVVGRYVLSSKIFELLESTGTGAGGEIQLTDAIAALLKSEEVDAYRFEGTRFDCGTHLGLVEATIRFALENKKLAKPAREKLTQMLAEE; encoded by the coding sequence ATGAGCAAGAGAATCCGCAAGGCAGTATTCCCGGTTGCAGGTTTGGGTACCCGCTTCCTTCCCGCCACCAAGACGGTTCCCAAGGAAATGTTGCCGATCATTGATCGGCCGCTGATCCAGTACGCCGTGGACGAGGCGATCGAGGCCGGTTGCGACACCCTGATCTTCGTCACCAACCGCTACAAGCACGCAGTCGCGGATTATTTCGACAAGGCCTACGAACTGGAGCAGAAGCTGGAGCGTGCCGGCAAGCACGAACAGCTGGAAATGATCCGCCACGTGCTGCCCGATGGCGTGCGCGCGATCTTCGTGACCCAGGCCGAAGCGCTGGGTCTCGGCCATGCGGTGCTGTGCGCCAAGTCGGTGATCGGCGACGAGCCGTTCGCAGTGCTGCTGCCGGACGACCTGATCTGGAACCGCGGCGACGGCGCGCTGAAGCAGATGGCCGATCTCAACGAGCGCAGCGGCGCCAGCGTGATCGCGGTGGAAGACGTGCCGCACGAGAACACCGCCAGCTACGGCATCGTCGCCACCGAGGCCTTCGACGGTCGCAAGGGCCGCATCGCGCAGATCGTCGAGAAGCCCAAGCCCGAAGACGCGCCGAGCGATCTGGCGGTGGTCGGTCGCTACGTGCTCAGCTCGAAGATCTTCGAACTGCTGGAAAGCACCGGCACCGGTGCCGGCGGCGAGATCCAGCTGACCGACGCCATCGCCGCGCTGCTGAAGAGCGAAGAGGTCGACGCCTATCGCTTCGAGGGCACCCGTTTCGATTGCGGTACCCACCTGGGCCTGGTCGAGGCGACCATCCGCTTCGCGCTGGAGAACAAGAAGCTGGCCAAGCCGGCGCGCGAGAAGCTGACCCAGATGCTTGCCGAGGAGTGA
- a CDS encoding integration host factor subunit beta: protein MTKSELIEILARKQAHLKSDDVDLAVKSLLEMMGGALSGGDRIEIRGFGSFSLHYRPPRLGRNPKTGESVALPGKHVPHFKPGKELRERVSGVVPVESDTP from the coding sequence ATGACCAAATCCGAACTGATCGAAATCCTGGCGCGCAAGCAGGCGCATCTGAAGTCGGACGACGTCGATCTGGCGGTGAAGTCGTTGTTGGAAATGATGGGCGGCGCCCTGTCCGGCGGCGATCGCATCGAGATCCGCGGCTTCGGCAGCTTTTCCCTGCATTACCGGCCGCCGCGCCTGGGACGCAATCCCAAGACCGGCGAGTCCGTCGCGCTTCCCGGCAAGCACGTGCCGCATTTCAAGCCCGGCAAGGAGCTGCGCGAGCGCGTGAGCGGCGTCGTCCCGGTCGAATCCGACACGCCCTGA
- the rpsA gene encoding 30S ribosomal protein S1 — MTESFAELFEASQANLAKLKPGAIVTGTVVEVRGDVVVINAGLKSEGIVPIEQFRNDAGEIDVAEGDLVKVALDSLENGFGETVLSREKAKRAMVWDELEEALEKNETITGRISGKVKGGFTVDIKDVRAFLPGSLVDVRPVRDPAYLEGKELEFKLIKLDRKRNNVVVSRRAVVESEHSEEREQLMDKLQEGAILKGVVKNLTDYGAFVDLGGIDGLLHITDMAWKRVRHPSEVVNVGDELDVRVLKFDRERNRVSLGLKQLGEDPWDNIARRYPANSRVFGKVSNVTDYGAFVEIEPGVEGLVHVSEMDWTNKNVNPSKVVQVGDEVEVMVLDVDEERRRISLGMKQVAANPWETFAATHKKNDKVSGQIKSITDFGIFIGLDGGIDGLVHLSDISWNTTGEDIVRNFKKGDTLEAVVLAVDPERERISLGVKQLEQDPFGQYMAANPKGSKVEGVVREVDAKGATIDLADGIEGYVAARDIANERVDDASQHLKVGDKIEAKFVGMDRKGRTLQLSIKAKDDAEMREVLEEYQSASGGTTQLGALLRAQLNGNKSE, encoded by the coding sequence ATGACCGAATCTTTTGCCGAACTGTTCGAAGCCAGCCAAGCCAACCTGGCCAAGCTGAAGCCCGGCGCCATCGTCACCGGTACCGTCGTGGAAGTCCGCGGCGACGTGGTGGTGATCAACGCCGGCCTGAAGTCCGAAGGCATCGTGCCGATCGAGCAGTTCCGTAACGACGCTGGCGAAATCGACGTCGCCGAAGGCGACCTGGTCAAGGTCGCGCTCGACTCGCTCGAGAACGGCTTCGGCGAGACCGTGCTGTCGCGCGAGAAGGCCAAGCGCGCCATGGTGTGGGACGAGCTGGAAGAAGCGTTGGAGAAGAACGAGACCATCACCGGCCGCATCAGCGGCAAGGTCAAGGGTGGTTTCACCGTGGACATCAAGGATGTCCGCGCGTTCCTGCCCGGTTCGCTGGTGGATGTGCGCCCGGTGCGCGACCCGGCCTACCTGGAAGGCAAGGAACTGGAGTTCAAGCTGATCAAGCTGGACCGCAAGCGCAACAACGTGGTGGTCTCGCGTCGTGCCGTGGTCGAGAGCGAGCACTCGGAAGAGCGCGAGCAGCTGATGGACAAGCTGCAGGAAGGCGCGATCCTGAAGGGCGTGGTCAAGAACCTGACCGACTACGGCGCGTTCGTGGACCTGGGCGGCATCGATGGCCTGCTGCACATCACCGACATGGCCTGGAAGCGCGTGCGCCATCCGTCCGAAGTGGTCAACGTCGGCGACGAGCTGGACGTGCGCGTGCTGAAGTTCGATCGCGAGCGTAACCGCGTCAGCCTCGGCCTGAAGCAGCTGGGCGAGGATCCGTGGGACAACATCGCCCGCCGCTACCCGGCCAACAGCCGCGTGTTCGGCAAGGTCTCCAACGTCACCGATTACGGCGCGTTCGTCGAGATCGAGCCGGGCGTGGAAGGCCTGGTGCACGTGTCCGAGATGGACTGGACCAACAAGAACGTCAACCCGTCCAAGGTCGTGCAGGTCGGCGACGAAGTCGAAGTGATGGTGCTGGACGTGGACGAAGAGCGTCGCCGCATCTCGCTGGGCATGAAGCAGGTCGCCGCCAATCCGTGGGAGACCTTCGCCGCCACCCACAAGAAGAACGACAAGGTGTCCGGCCAGATCAAGTCGATCACCGACTTCGGCATCTTCATCGGCCTGGACGGTGGCATCGACGGCCTGGTGCACCTGTCCGACATCAGCTGGAACACCACCGGCGAAGACATCGTGCGCAACTTCAAGAAGGGCGACACGCTGGAAGCCGTGGTGCTGGCGGTGGACCCGGAGCGCGAGCGCATCAGCCTGGGCGTCAAGCAGCTGGAGCAGGATCCGTTCGGCCAGTACATGGCCGCCAACCCGAAGGGCTCGAAGGTCGAGGGTGTGGTGCGTGAAGTGGATGCCAAGGGCGCCACCATCGACCTGGCCGACGGCATCGAAGGCTACGTCGCCGCACGCGACATCGCCAACGAGCGCGTCGACGACGCCAGCCAGCACCTGAAGGTCGGCGACAAGATCGAAGCCAAGTTCGTGGGCATGGACCGCAAGGGCCGTACCCTGCAGCTGTCGATCAAGGCCAAGGACGATGCCGAAATGCGTGAAGTGCTGGAGGAATACCAGTCCGCGTCGGGCGGCACCACCCAGCTGGGCGCGCTGCTGCGCGCGCAGTTGAACGGCAACAAGTCCGAGTAA
- a CDS encoding nucleoside-diphosphate sugar epimerase/dehydratase produces the protein MLSTRDRVTELFPKASVVVHDLAIVWVCWQLLHAARYTMLPGEHPLPLWNLNTAIVLVAQGLVFWKVGLYRGLWRFASVPDLLNIFKASFYGLVAIVLGLAYSRFDAIPLSVLMVYPFALSALLGAPRLLYRAWKDYQIAHSDDTARRVLIVGAGRAAEALVRDLRRSGAYQPVGFVDDAGHLHGAKLQGLPILGRIDEAGAIAKETAAKLLVIAIPSLDAAGMQRVVAICESTGLPFRTVPRLLDVLDGHYLPGELKEVAIEDLLGRKPVTPDWKLIKGWLSGRTVLVTGAGGSIGSELCRQCARHGARKIVLLEISELALITIHADLRRTFPDLEIDCVLGDCGDPAVIRHAMQVAEPDAVFHAAAYKQVPLLEQQCREAVRNNVLATENVARACVAAKVSTFVFISTDKAVNPVNLLGASKRYAEMVCQSLDDQAVNTRFVTVRFGNVLDSAGSVVPLFREQIRQGGPVTVTDPQVTRYFMTIPEASQLIVQAAASASHGAIYTLDMGEPVPIRLLAEQMIRLAGKQPGRDIAIVYTGLRPGEKLHETLFYADENYRPTSHPKILEAGVRSFSREDVLRGVQQLRTAVADYDSDTIEKVLRMTMPEFAPLRQQDGHDGSATIVPFPAREARRL, from the coding sequence ATGCTTTCCACGCGCGACCGAGTTACCGAGTTGTTTCCGAAGGCCTCCGTGGTCGTCCACGATCTGGCCATCGTCTGGGTCTGCTGGCAACTGCTGCACGCCGCGCGCTACACCATGCTCCCCGGCGAGCATCCGTTGCCGCTGTGGAACCTCAACACCGCCATCGTACTGGTGGCCCAGGGCCTGGTGTTCTGGAAGGTCGGCCTGTACCGCGGCCTGTGGCGCTTCGCCAGCGTTCCCGACCTGCTCAATATCTTCAAGGCCAGCTTCTATGGCCTGGTGGCGATCGTGCTTGGGCTGGCCTACAGCCGTTTCGATGCGATCCCGCTGTCGGTGCTGATGGTGTATCCGTTCGCGCTGTCGGCGCTGCTGGGCGCGCCGCGGCTGCTGTATCGCGCCTGGAAGGACTACCAGATCGCGCACTCGGACGACACCGCGCGGCGAGTGCTGATCGTCGGTGCCGGCCGTGCGGCCGAGGCATTGGTGCGCGACCTGCGCCGTTCCGGTGCCTACCAGCCCGTGGGATTCGTCGACGACGCCGGCCATCTGCACGGCGCCAAGCTGCAGGGCCTGCCGATCCTGGGCCGCATCGACGAGGCCGGCGCGATCGCCAAGGAGACCGCGGCCAAGCTGCTGGTCATCGCGATTCCGTCGCTGGACGCGGCCGGCATGCAGCGCGTGGTGGCGATCTGCGAAAGCACCGGCCTGCCGTTCCGCACCGTGCCGCGCCTACTCGACGTGCTCGACGGCCATTACCTGCCGGGCGAACTGAAGGAGGTCGCGATCGAGGACCTGCTCGGGCGCAAGCCGGTGACCCCGGACTGGAAGCTGATCAAGGGCTGGCTGTCGGGGCGTACCGTGCTGGTCACCGGCGCCGGCGGCTCGATCGGCTCGGAACTGTGCCGGCAGTGCGCGCGCCACGGCGCACGCAAGATCGTGTTGCTGGAGATCAGCGAACTGGCGCTGATCACCATCCATGCCGACCTGCGCCGGACCTTCCCCGATCTGGAGATCGACTGCGTGCTCGGCGATTGCGGCGATCCGGCGGTGATCCGCCACGCCATGCAGGTGGCCGAGCCGGACGCGGTGTTCCATGCCGCCGCCTACAAACAGGTGCCGCTGCTGGAGCAGCAGTGCCGCGAGGCGGTGCGCAACAATGTGCTGGCCACCGAGAACGTGGCGCGTGCCTGCGTCGCCGCCAAGGTCTCGACCTTCGTGTTCATTTCCACCGACAAGGCGGTCAATCCGGTCAATCTGCTCGGCGCGTCCAAGCGCTATGCGGAAATGGTGTGCCAGTCGCTGGACGACCAGGCGGTGAACACGCGCTTCGTGACGGTGCGCTTCGGCAACGTGCTCGATTCGGCGGGTAGCGTGGTGCCACTGTTCCGCGAGCAGATCCGCCAGGGTGGCCCGGTGACGGTGACCGATCCGCAGGTGACGCGCTACTTCATGACCATTCCCGAAGCCAGCCAGCTGATCGTGCAGGCCGCGGCTTCCGCGTCGCATGGCGCCATCTACACCCTGGACATGGGCGAGCCGGTGCCGATCCGTCTGCTGGCCGAGCAGATGATCCGCCTGGCGGGCAAACAGCCCGGGCGCGACATCGCCATCGTCTACACCGGCCTGCGGCCGGGCGAGAAGCTGCACGAAACCCTGTTCTACGCCGACGAGAACTATCGGCCCACCTCGCATCCGAAGATCCTGGAAGCGGGCGTGCGCAGCTTCTCGCGCGAGGACGTGCTGCGCGGCGTGCAGCAGCTGCGCACCGCGGTGGCCGATTACGACAGCGACACCATCGAGAAGGTGTTGCGCATGACCATGCCGGAGTTCGCGCCCTTGCGTCAGCAAGACGGTCACGACGGCTCCGCTACCATCGTTCCATTCCCCGCACGCGAGGCCAGAAGGCTCTGA
- the ykgO gene encoding type B 50S ribosomal protein L36 — protein MKVLSSLKSAKARHRDCKVVRRRGKVFVICKSNPRFKARQR, from the coding sequence ATGAAAGTCCTGTCCTCCCTGAAGTCGGCGAAGGCCCGTCACCGCGACTGCAAGGTGGTCCGCCGCCGCGGCAAGGTCTTCGTGATCTGCAAGTCCAACCCCCGTTTCAAGGCGCGTCAGCGCTGA
- a CDS encoding glycosyltransferase family 4 protein codes for MPIAGAALLLALGVFSAASTWLSRQYALKRKLMDAPGERRSHTVATPRGGGVAIVAAVLLTCGWAALQWPQHGAGIATVAAGIVLVAGVGWWDDHRSLSAALRLLVHMVAATLLAALVYKASQPLWVVALVWLAAVSLINIWNFMDGINGLASSQAMFAALGFAWLLPEPLRWPCWVLLVACAGFLPFNYPRARIFLGDVGSGALGYLIAALFAWCIVAGGQAPWLPALPLSAFAIDAGFTLASRMLAGERWWQPHAQHFYQRWVHTGSSHTVVTLAYGLFSIVAITIARLGRPLDAGLQAGLTIAWFCSAGVLWLALRNRMRRTLTDY; via the coding sequence GTGCCCATCGCAGGAGCCGCGCTGCTCTTGGCGCTCGGGGTGTTCAGCGCGGCCAGCACCTGGCTGTCGCGCCAGTACGCACTCAAACGCAAGTTGATGGATGCGCCCGGCGAGCGGCGCAGCCACACCGTGGCGACGCCGCGCGGCGGCGGTGTGGCGATCGTGGCGGCGGTGCTGCTGACCTGCGGCTGGGCGGCCCTGCAATGGCCGCAGCACGGCGCGGGCATCGCTACCGTCGCCGCCGGCATTGTTCTGGTCGCTGGCGTCGGCTGGTGGGACGACCACCGTTCGTTGTCGGCGGCATTGCGATTGCTGGTGCATATGGTGGCGGCGACTCTGCTGGCTGCACTTGTCTACAAGGCGAGCCAACCGCTGTGGGTGGTCGCGCTGGTGTGGTTGGCGGCGGTTTCGTTGATCAATATCTGGAATTTCATGGATGGCATCAATGGCCTGGCCAGTAGCCAGGCGATGTTCGCCGCCCTGGGATTCGCCTGGTTGCTGCCTGAGCCGCTGCGTTGGCCATGCTGGGTGCTGCTGGTGGCCTGCGCGGGATTTTTGCCGTTCAACTACCCGCGAGCACGCATTTTCCTCGGCGATGTCGGCAGCGGCGCGCTCGGTTACCTGATCGCTGCGTTGTTCGCCTGGTGCATCGTCGCCGGCGGGCAGGCACCCTGGCTGCCGGCCTTGCCGCTGTCGGCCTTCGCCATCGACGCAGGCTTCACGCTCGCCTCGCGCATGCTCGCCGGCGAACGCTGGTGGCAACCGCACGCGCAACATTTCTATCAGCGTTGGGTACACACCGGCAGTAGCCATACTGTCGTCACGCTCGCCTACGGTCTGTTCAGCATTGTCGCGATTACAATTGCGCGGCTGGGCAGACCGCTGGATGCGGGCCTCCAGGCCGGTCTGACGATCGCCTGGTTCTGTTCGGCAGGTGTGCTTTGGCTGGCTTTGCGCAACCGGATGCGCCGAACTCTTACGGATTACTGA
- the cmk gene encoding (d)CMP kinase: MNEPAPVLTIDGPSGAGKGTVSRIVAARLGWHYLDSGALYRAVGVAASWANLDISDAAALVRCTFDTRVDFDEVAGGGLRVRINGADATDELRLETTGAVASAIAAIPEVRAALKQRQRAFRTPPGLVADGRDMGTVIFPDAPYKVFLTASAEERAQRRHKQLKGKGVSVIFDDLLREIMARDARDAQRAVAPLRPADDAVLLDTTGMDIDQVVGRVLQLLPV; the protein is encoded by the coding sequence ATGAACGAGCCCGCTCCCGTCCTGACCATCGATGGCCCGTCCGGGGCCGGCAAAGGCACCGTCAGCCGCATCGTCGCCGCCCGCTTGGGCTGGCATTACCTGGATTCGGGGGCGCTGTACCGGGCGGTCGGGGTCGCGGCCAGCTGGGCCAATCTGGACATTTCCGATGCCGCCGCCCTGGTGCGCTGCACCTTCGATACCCGTGTGGACTTCGACGAGGTCGCCGGCGGCGGTCTGCGGGTCCGGATCAACGGCGCCGACGCCACCGACGAGTTGCGCCTGGAGACCACCGGCGCGGTGGCCTCGGCGATCGCCGCCATCCCCGAGGTGCGCGCGGCGCTGAAGCAGCGCCAGCGGGCCTTCCGCACCCCTCCCGGGCTGGTCGCCGACGGTCGCGACATGGGGACGGTGATTTTCCCCGACGCCCCGTACAAGGTGTTCCTGACCGCCAGCGCCGAGGAGCGTGCCCAGCGCCGGCATAAGCAGTTGAAGGGAAAAGGGGTTTCGGTTATATTCGACGACCTGCTGCGCGAGATCATGGCCCGCGACGCACGCGATGCCCAACGCGCGGTGGCCCCGCTGAGGCCGGCAGACGATGCCGTCCTTCTCGATACCACCGGCATGGACATCGACCAGGTGGTGGGCCGCGTCCTGCAGTTGCTGCCGGTCTGA
- a CDS encoding acetyl-CoA C-acyltransferase — MSKQIQEAYIVAATRTPVGKAPKGMFRNTRPDDMLAHVLRAVVAQAPGIDTSRIDDAIIGCAMPEGEQGMNVARIGVLLAGLPNSVAGQTINRFCSSGIQAVALAADQIRLGNADLMLAGGTESMSMVPMMGNKVALSPSVFADDHVAIAYGMGITAEKVAEEWKVSREDQDAFALASHQKAIAAIAAGEFRDEISPYEIVSHQPDLAGNVIALRKKLVDTDEGPRPDSSIEGLAKLRPVFRNGQFGGSVTAGNSSQMSDGAGAVLLASEQAIKDYGLTPLARFVSFSVAGVRPEVMGIGPIEAIPKALKQAGLSKDQLDWIELNEAFAAQSLAVIRDSGLDPSKVNPLGGAIALGHPLGATGAIRTATLVHGLRRHKQKYGMVTMCIGTGMGAAGIIEAL, encoded by the coding sequence ATGAGCAAACAGATCCAGGAAGCCTACATCGTCGCCGCCACCCGTACCCCGGTCGGCAAGGCGCCCAAGGGCATGTTCCGCAACACCCGTCCCGACGACATGCTGGCGCACGTGCTGCGCGCGGTAGTGGCGCAGGCGCCGGGCATCGACACCTCGCGCATCGACGACGCGATCATCGGCTGCGCGATGCCCGAGGGCGAGCAAGGCATGAACGTGGCGCGCATCGGCGTGCTGCTGGCCGGCCTGCCGAATTCGGTGGCCGGGCAGACCATCAACCGCTTCTGCTCCTCGGGCATCCAGGCGGTGGCGCTGGCCGCCGACCAGATCCGCCTGGGCAACGCCGACCTGATGCTGGCCGGCGGCACCGAGTCGATGTCGATGGTGCCGATGATGGGCAACAAGGTCGCGCTGTCGCCGAGCGTGTTCGCCGACGACCACGTCGCCATCGCCTACGGCATGGGCATCACCGCCGAGAAGGTGGCCGAGGAATGGAAGGTGTCGCGCGAGGACCAGGATGCCTTCGCCCTCGCCTCGCACCAGAAAGCCATCGCCGCAATCGCCGCCGGCGAGTTCCGCGACGAGATCAGCCCGTACGAGATCGTCTCGCACCAGCCCGACCTGGCCGGCAACGTCATCGCCCTGCGCAAGAAGCTGGTCGACACCGACGAAGGTCCGCGTCCGGACAGCTCGATCGAAGGCCTGGCCAAGCTGCGCCCGGTGTTCCGCAACGGCCAGTTCGGCGGCAGCGTCACCGCCGGCAACTCCTCGCAGATGAGCGACGGTGCCGGTGCGGTGCTGCTGGCCTCCGAGCAGGCGATCAAGGACTACGGACTGACCCCGCTGGCCCGCTTCGTCAGCTTCTCGGTCGCCGGCGTGCGTCCGGAAGTGATGGGCATCGGCCCGATCGAGGCGATTCCGAAGGCGCTCAAGCAGGCCGGCCTGAGCAAGGACCAGTTGGACTGGATCGAGCTCAACGAAGCCTTCGCCGCGCAGTCGTTGGCGGTGATCCGCGACAGCGGCCTGGACCCGTCCAAGGTCAACCCGCTGGGCGGTGCCATCGCCCTGGGCCATCCGCTGGGCGCCACCGGCGCGATCCGCACCGCCACCCTGGTGCACGGCCTGCGTCGCCACAAGCAGAAGTACGGCATGGTCACCATGTGCATCGGCACCGGCATGGGCGCCGCGGGCATCATCGAGGCGCTGTAA
- a CDS encoding agmatine/peptidylarginine deiminase produces the protein MSDRLRLPAEWEPQSAILIAWPHAGTDWAERLAEVEETYIALVAAIVRFQRVLICVADADLQIYAEARLRSARVDMQRVRFVEAEYDDTWLRDSGPITLARAGGGFQLLDFRFTGWGGKFQASRDDQLVSVLAEQGLFADSAVRRIDFALEGGAIDCDGAGTLLTTWQCLHERHPQRSRESLSHDLADWLAQQRVLWLDHGYLEGDDTDAHIDTLARFAGTDAIVYQACDDAGDSHYAELQAMGAELAALRTAEGAPYRLFPLPWAQPVIDEGRRLAASYANFLIVNGAVLMPAYGDAADAQAQAVMAQAFPQHEIVPIPCRALIWQNGSLHCITMQLPAGLLAD, from the coding sequence ATGTCTGATCGTCTTCGCCTTCCCGCGGAATGGGAGCCCCAGTCCGCCATCCTGATCGCCTGGCCGCATGCCGGCACCGACTGGGCCGAACGCCTGGCCGAGGTCGAGGAGACCTACATCGCCCTGGTCGCGGCGATCGTGCGCTTCCAGCGGGTGCTGATCTGCGTGGCCGATGCCGACCTGCAGATCTATGCCGAGGCGCGGCTGCGCTCAGCGCGGGTGGACATGCAGCGGGTGCGCTTCGTCGAGGCCGAGTACGACGACACCTGGTTGCGCGATTCTGGCCCGATCACCCTGGCGCGCGCCGGCGGCGGCTTCCAGTTGCTGGATTTCCGCTTCACTGGCTGGGGCGGCAAGTTCCAGGCCAGCCGCGACGATCAGTTGGTGAGCGTGCTGGCCGAGCAGGGCCTGTTCGCCGACAGCGCCGTGCGCCGCATCGATTTCGCCCTGGAAGGCGGCGCCATCGACTGCGACGGTGCCGGCACCCTGCTGACCACCTGGCAATGCCTGCACGAGCGCCACCCGCAGCGCAGCCGCGAATCGCTCAGCCACGACCTGGCCGACTGGCTGGCACAGCAACGTGTGCTGTGGCTGGACCACGGCTACCTGGAAGGCGACGACACCGACGCGCACATCGACACCCTCGCCCGCTTCGCCGGGACCGACGCGATCGTCTACCAGGCCTGCGACGACGCCGGCGATTCGCACTACGCCGAGCTGCAGGCGATGGGCGCCGAACTGGCGGCGTTGCGTACCGCCGAGGGCGCGCCCTATCGCCTGTTCCCGCTGCCGTGGGCGCAGCCGGTCATCGATGAGGGCCGGCGCCTGGCCGCCTCCTACGCCAATTTCCTGATCGTCAACGGCGCGGTGCTGATGCCGGCCTACGGCGACGCGGCCGATGCGCAGGCGCAGGCGGTGATGGCGCAGGCCTTCCCGCAGCACGAAATCGTGCCGATTCCCTGCCGTGCGCTGATCTGGCAGAACGGCAGCCTGCACTGCATCACCATGCAGTTGCCGGCCGGACTGCTCGCGGACTGA
- the lapB gene encoding lipopolysaccharide assembly protein LapB, which translates to MDFLTEWFWFFLFLPLAALSGWVIGRRGGQRHGDTQVSRLSSTYFRGLNYLLNEQPDKAIELFLHIAELDKETFETQVALGHLFRRRGEVDRAIRLHQGLVQRGDLSDAQRVQALLALGEDYMKSGLLDRAETVFTELAQIDQRAPQALKHLIGIYQAERDWEKAIDNATRYEEVTGEPMGKLIAQFECELADRYRASGKNDLARAAIARAYQADAKSVRAGILEGRIDVDDGNDEAAIRAFERAARHDPDYLPEIMPALMECYRRGQDLSGARAFLSEMTEHYRGIAPVLALTRLMESQEGISAARSYLGRQLKDRPSVRGESALIDLTLAEGADSTATLQDLKHITDQLLVRNPSYRCTRCGFGARTHHWQCPSCKEWGTVKPLLNYAVV; encoded by the coding sequence ATGGACTTTCTGACCGAGTGGTTCTGGTTCTTCCTGTTCCTGCCGCTGGCGGCGCTGAGCGGCTGGGTGATCGGTCGCCGTGGCGGCCAGCGTCATGGCGATACCCAGGTCAGCCGGCTCTCCAGCACCTATTTCCGCGGCCTCAACTACCTGCTCAACGAGCAGCCGGACAAGGCGATCGAGCTGTTCCTGCACATCGCCGAACTGGACAAGGAAACCTTCGAGACCCAGGTCGCGCTGGGCCACCTGTTCCGTCGCCGCGGTGAGGTCGACCGGGCCATCCGCCTGCACCAGGGCCTGGTCCAGCGCGGCGACCTGAGCGACGCGCAGCGCGTGCAGGCCTTGCTGGCGCTGGGCGAGGACTACATGAAGTCGGGGCTGCTGGACCGCGCCGAAACCGTGTTCACCGAACTGGCGCAGATCGACCAGCGCGCGCCGCAGGCGCTCAAGCACCTGATCGGCATCTATCAGGCCGAGCGCGACTGGGAAAAGGCCATCGACAACGCCACCCGCTACGAAGAGGTGACCGGCGAGCCGATGGGCAAGCTGATCGCCCAGTTCGAATGCGAACTGGCCGATCGCTATCGCGCCTCTGGCAAGAACGACCTGGCGCGCGCGGCGATCGCACGCGCCTACCAGGCCGACGCCAAGTCGGTGCGCGCCGGCATCCTGGAAGGGCGCATCGATGTCGACGACGGCAACGACGAGGCCGCGATCCGCGCCTTCGAGCGCGCCGCCCGCCACGACCCGGACTACCTGCCGGAAATCATGCCGGCGCTGATGGAATGCTACCGCCGCGGCCAGGACCTCAGCGGCGCGCGCGCGTTCCTGTCGGAGATGACCGAGCACTACCGCGGCATCGCCCCGGTGCTGGCGCTGACCCGCCTGATGGAGTCGCAGGAAGGCATTTCCGCTGCGCGCTCCTATCTGGGCCGGCAGCTCAAGGACCGGCCGTCGGTGCGCGGCGAGTCCGCGCTTATCGATCTGACCTTGGCCGAGGGCGCCGATTCCACCGCGACCCTGCAGGATCTCAAGCACATCACCGACCAGCTGCTGGTGCGCAATCCCAGCTACCGCTGCACCCGCTGCGGCTTCGGCGCGCGCACCCATCACTGGCAATGCCCAAGCTGCAAGGAGTGGGGCACGGTCAAGCCGTTGCTCAACTACGCGGTGGTGTAG
- a CDS encoding LapA family protein — translation MKIARLLILLVLLLAGLVIGSLNSQPIQINFVFSSIATTSGIAIIVSLFAGVLIGASLVLAALVIPLYAKLRRANKAANAAAPAVAPVSPHAHQPLDGR, via the coding sequence ATGAAGATTGCACGACTGCTGATCCTGCTGGTGTTGCTGTTGGCCGGCCTGGTCATCGGGTCGCTCAATTCGCAGCCGATCCAGATCAACTTCGTGTTCTCCAGCATCGCCACCACCTCCGGCATCGCCATCATCGTCTCGCTGTTCGCCGGCGTGCTGATCGGCGCCTCGCTGGTCCTGGCGGCCCTGGTGATTCCCCTGTACGCCAAGCTGCGTCGCGCCAACAAGGCCGCGAACGCCGCTGCGCCGGCCGTCGCGCCGGTCTCCCCCCATGCCCACCAGCCCTTGGACGGACGCTGA